In Bacteroidota bacterium, one DNA window encodes the following:
- a CDS encoding TonB-dependent receptor yields the protein MGRKLYLSLVVLILLGINSSAQTGEIRGKITESGTSEGAPFATVTAKMNNSIVQGAVTDIDGNYVIKPLNPGRYDIEVTSVGYQPAKQTGILVSVDKITFINLSIGKGIEIKEFVITEYVIPLIDPGNPATTTTIDKEQIKQAPTRDVNSLASAGAGVFQKEEGGALNIRGSRSDGTAYYVDGIKVRGGVGLPQKGTEQITVITGGVPAQYGDATGGIISVTTRGPSKEWSGGVELATSEFLDDFGYNLASFDISGPLYSSKDTTKKSDQAIAGFFIAGEYQYDKDPTPPGIDVYKVNDELLADVRLKPLVRSPQGTNYIHRSNYFTMSDLTKQSYRENVAADAFRLNAKLDVRPAKNVTLTFGGSIERSDKSDYTDIYSLMNYDENGQTINTNWRVFGKITQRFNSDSKENSTSVLKNAFYSVQVDYSNDYTVIQSKTHKDRIFDYGYVGKFETSSVPFYGTFTRDSTVAGGDSLVLFQTANLDTNVVFTPGTQNPYTSNYTSQYYELTDPFGTAGYQSTLGDILLNGGLLNGDNRSGLDVYGIWSTPGRVRTSYSLENNSQIRVSTNGSVDIKNHNIVLGLEYEQRTDKGYSITPNSLWGLMRLLANQRLIGGDPNTAYYSTLTSGNSAVTFVNYSQALYSPLTDDDGNIVKGFYENMRDALEFHTQILFRQML from the coding sequence ATGGGACGAAAGTTATACCTATCACTAGTCGTACTTATTTTACTCGGAATTAATTCATCGGCACAGACCGGTGAGATTCGTGGTAAGATTACGGAATCCGGTACCTCTGAGGGAGCGCCATTTGCGACTGTAACTGCTAAAATGAATAATTCTATTGTTCAAGGTGCTGTAACGGATATCGATGGAAATTATGTAATCAAACCGTTGAATCCGGGTAGGTATGATATTGAGGTTACTTCAGTTGGGTATCAGCCTGCAAAACAAACTGGAATTCTGGTTTCAGTTGATAAAATCACTTTCATTAATCTTAGTATTGGAAAAGGTATTGAGATCAAAGAATTTGTTATAACTGAATATGTAATTCCTTTGATTGATCCGGGTAATCCTGCTACAACAACTACTATTGATAAGGAACAAATAAAGCAAGCTCCGACTCGTGATGTAAATTCATTAGCATCTGCAGGTGCAGGTGTATTCCAGAAAGAAGAAGGCGGCGCATTGAATATCCGGGGTTCCCGTTCTGATGGTACTGCTTATTATGTTGATGGTATTAAAGTTCGTGGTGGAGTAGGTTTGCCACAAAAAGGTACTGAACAGATCACAGTAATCACCGGTGGTGTTCCAGCTCAATATGGAGATGCAACCGGTGGTATCATTTCTGTTACAACACGTGGCCCATCTAAAGAATGGAGTGGTGGAGTTGAATTGGCAACTTCTGAATTTTTAGATGATTTCGGTTATAACCTTGCTTCATTCGATATCTCAGGTCCACTTTACTCTTCAAAAGATACAACAAAAAAATCTGATCAGGCAATTGCCGGCTTCTTTATTGCCGGTGAATATCAATATGACAAAGATCCAACTCCTCCGGGAATTGATGTATATAAAGTCAATGATGAGCTGTTAGCTGATGTTCGTCTTAAACCTTTGGTACGTTCTCCACAAGGAACAAATTACATTCACCGTTCGAATTATTTTACAATGTCGGACTTGACTAAGCAAAGTTACCGTGAGAATGTGGCTGCAGATGCATTTCGTCTGAATGCAAAATTAGATGTTCGTCCTGCGAAAAATGTAACACTTACTTTTGGAGGTTCAATAGAGCGTTCTGATAAAAGTGATTATACTGACATTTATTCATTAATGAATTATGATGAGAATGGACAGACGATCAATACAAACTGGAGAGTATTTGGAAAAATTACTCAACGTTTCAACTCTGATTCGAAAGAGAATTCAACTTCAGTTTTGAAAAATGCTTTTTATTCTGTTCAGGTTGATTATTCAAATGATTACACAGTTATTCAGAGTAAAACTCACAAAGACAGGATTTTTGACTACGGTTATGTTGGGAAGTTTGAAACATCTTCAGTTCCTTTTTATGGGACTTTCACAAGAGATTCAACTGTTGCAGGTGGAGATAGTCTGGTATTATTTCAGACAGCCAACCTTGATACCAACGTTGTGTTTACTCCGGGGACGCAAAATCCATACACATCAAACTACACATCTCAGTACTATGAGTTAACTGATCCATTTGGAACAGCAGGATATCAATCTACACTTGGAGACATTCTTCTTAATGGAGGACTTTTGAATGGTGATAATAGAAGTGGATTGGATGTATACGGAATCTGGTCTACACCGGGTCGTGTTCGTACAAGTTATTCACTTGAAAATAACAGTCAGATCCGTGTAAGTACAAATGGTTCAGTGGATATTAAAAATCACAATATTGTACTAGGTCTTGAATACGAACAAAGAACAGATAAAGGATACTCAATTACTCCTAACTCACTTTGGGGATTGATGCGTTTGCTGGCAAATCAAAGATTAATTGGTGGTGATCCAAATACTGCATATTATTCAACGCTTACTTCAGGTAATAGTGCAGTTACATTTGTCAATTATTCACAAGCACTTTACAGTCCTTTAACTGACGATGATGGAAACATCGTTAAAGGATTTTATGAAAACATGCGTGATGCCCTTGAGTTTCATACACAGATACTGTTCAGACAGATGCTATAG
- a CDS encoding PorV/PorQ family protein, whose translation MQGSGITLNSFGIAQKMGESAVLGLSIMSMAFGEVDITTVDLPEPSLGTYSPQYINIGISYAKTFSNSIYGGLTLRIIDESISNVSAGGIAIDAGIQYVTGNNEEKNNIRFGIALKNVGTPLQFGGDGLSTRVDAPNTNNVYQLTVEQRTEGFEMPSLINIGLAYDFIMAKEHVLTLAGNFTSNSFTNDQFTGGLQYSFKKLFSLRGGFTYEDNLFDDDLRTTVYSGPSAGLTVDVPMGSSGKKFGIDYSYRATQPWDGIHSFGFRFIL comes from the coding sequence CTGCAAGGATCAGGCATAACATTAAATTCTTTTGGTATCGCTCAGAAAATGGGCGAAAGCGCTGTCCTTGGACTCAGCATTATGTCAATGGCATTTGGTGAAGTTGATATCACAACAGTCGATCTTCCTGAACCTAGTCTTGGAACTTACTCTCCGCAATATATCAATATTGGTATCTCGTATGCAAAAACGTTTTCGAACTCTATCTATGGCGGACTAACACTTCGTATCATCGATGAGAGTATCTCTAACGTGAGTGCCGGAGGTATTGCAATTGATGCCGGTATTCAGTATGTAACAGGAAACAACGAAGAGAAGAATAACATTCGTTTTGGAATCGCATTGAAAAATGTTGGAACACCACTTCAGTTTGGTGGTGACGGACTTTCTACCCGTGTAGATGCACCGAATACCAACAATGTTTATCAGTTAACTGTTGAACAACGCACAGAGGGTTTTGAAATGCCGTCTTTGATCAATATTGGTCTTGCTTATGATTTCATCATGGCTAAAGAACATGTACTTACTCTTGCCGGAAATTTTACTTCCAACTCATTCACAAACGATCAGTTTACAGGCGGACTTCAGTATTCATTCAAAAAATTATTTTCACTTCGTGGTGGATTCACTTATGAAGACAATTTATTTGATGATGATTTGCGTACAACTGTGTATTCAGGGCCTTCTGCAGGATTAACAGTAGACGTTCCAATGGGATCAAGTGGTAAAAAGTTTGGAATTGATTATTCTTACCGTGCTACTCAACCTTGGGATGGCATCCATAGCTTTGGATTCCGCTTTATTTTGTAA
- the greA gene encoding transcription elongation factor GreA yields MSLQYFTAEGLKKLQDELNQLKTVERPSISKQIAEARDKGDLSENAEYDAAKDAQGLLELKISKLEEVVSNARILDESKVDISRALVLSKVKIRNKANNSEMTYLLVAENEADLKLGKISVTSPIGKGLLGKKVGEVAEIAVPSGKLEFEIIDITR; encoded by the coding sequence ATGTCATTACAATATTTTACAGCTGAAGGATTAAAGAAATTACAGGACGAATTAAATCAGCTTAAGACAGTAGAACGTCCAAGTATCTCTAAACAAATTGCAGAAGCGCGCGATAAAGGTGATCTGTCTGAAAATGCCGAATACGATGCAGCCAAAGATGCTCAAGGCTTACTTGAATTGAAAATTTCGAAACTTGAAGAAGTAGTTTCTAATGCACGTATTTTAGATGAAAGCAAAGTAGATATTTCACGGGCTTTGGTCTTGTCAAAAGTAAAGATCCGCAATAAAGCAAATAACTCGGAGATGACTTATCTGCTTGTAGCAGAAAACGAAGCCGACCTTAAACTCGGAAAAATTTCAGTTACCTCTCCGATCGGAAAAGGATTGCTGGGAAAAAAAGTTGGCGAAGTCGCAGAGATCGCTGTACCATCAGGTAAGCTGGAGTTTGAGATAATCGATATTACCAGATAA
- a CDS encoding HIT family protein, translating to MASIFTRIISGEIPSYKIAEDENYFAFLDISPLAKGHTLVVPKKETDYIFDISAEEHAGLWKFAQKVAKAIGKAVPCKRVGVAVIGLEVPHAHIHLIPMNKVSDMNFASPKLSFSAEVMEEVAISIRSAII from the coding sequence ATGGCATCAATATTCACTCGTATCATTAGTGGTGAAATTCCTTCCTACAAAATAGCGGAGGACGAAAACTATTTCGCTTTTCTTGATATTAGTCCTCTTGCAAAGGGGCATACTTTGGTAGTGCCGAAAAAAGAGACCGATTATATTTTTGATATTTCTGCTGAAGAACATGCAGGTCTATGGAAGTTTGCCCAAAAAGTTGCGAAGGCAATCGGAAAAGCTGTTCCATGCAAAAGAGTAGGAGTTGCAGTCATTGGCTTAGAAGTCCCTCATGCTCATATCCATCTTATTCCAATGAACAAAGTCAGCGATATGAATTTCGCAAGTCCGAAGCTTTCGTTTTCTGCGGAGGTGATGGAGGAGGTTGCAATCAGTATAAGATCAGCTATTATTTAG
- the ruvC gene encoding crossover junction endodeoxyribonuclease RuvC, which translates to MKLPKQEKIILGIDPGTNIMGYGIISVTGSQIKLVALGIISLEKMDDHFLKLRSIFEKTITLIDGYHPDELAIEAPFFGKNVQSMLKLGRAQGVAMAAGLSRSIPIFEYSPKKIKQSITGNGNSSKEQVAAMLQTLLSYEETPKYLDATDGLAAAVCHHFQGKAASAGNAKKGGSWKAFVSANPGRVSK; encoded by the coding sequence ATCAAATTGCCAAAGCAGGAAAAAATAATTTTAGGTATAGATCCCGGAACAAATATAATGGGTTATGGAATTATCAGCGTTACAGGTTCGCAGATAAAACTTGTAGCACTTGGCATCATATCACTGGAAAAAATGGATGACCATTTTTTAAAACTACGATCCATTTTTGAAAAAACGATTACTCTTATTGATGGATATCACCCCGATGAGCTGGCCATTGAAGCTCCATTTTTCGGGAAGAATGTGCAATCAATGTTAAAGTTAGGCCGGGCACAGGGCGTGGCAATGGCAGCCGGACTGTCCCGTTCTATACCGATTTTTGAGTATTCGCCCAAGAAGATCAAGCAAAGCATCACCGGCAATGGCAATTCCTCCAAAGAACAGGTCGCAGCCATGCTACAGACGCTTTTAAGCTACGAAGAGACTCCGAAATACCTTGACGCCACTGATGGACTTGCCGCAGCCGTATGTCACCATTTTCAGGGAAAAGCTGCCTCCGCAGGGAATGCTAAAAAAGGCGGGAGCTGGAAGGCGTTTGTTTCGGCTAATCCGGGGAGAGTTTCTAAGTAG
- a CDS encoding flippase-like domain-containing protein, translated as MEQRKSNISIYGWRAFKLLIAVIAFWFVYKKISEQKDSEAYFLQLKEALGQSNTMISLILVLILMFFNWLTEALKWKLMIARIEKISLFRSLEAVCSGLTISIFTPNRIGEYAGRVFHLEKANKIQATLITVVENVSQLIATLLIGSIASIYYFSVFSELSFSLSFLFITILLTVSFISLLGFFNIRFLENVLLRFRFLKKWQSTFHVLSEYSMSELLKVFSLAVLRYFIFVMQFYILIRIYGGDTAFVPSVIMIAMTYLVITIVPSIALVEFGIRGAAASYFFSAITLDILPVLNAVFSLWLINLAIPALAGAIFMLNFRIGKTRSE; from the coding sequence ATGGAACAAAGAAAGTCAAATATTTCCATTTACGGGTGGCGTGCATTCAAATTACTCATTGCAGTTATTGCATTCTGGTTTGTTTATAAAAAGATTTCTGAACAAAAGGATTCTGAAGCATATTTCCTGCAATTGAAAGAAGCATTAGGTCAGTCAAATACGATGATTTCTTTGATACTCGTATTGATCCTCATGTTCTTCAACTGGCTCACTGAAGCTTTAAAGTGGAAACTCATGATTGCCAGAATTGAAAAGATCTCTCTTTTCCGGTCGCTGGAAGCGGTGTGTTCGGGTTTAACGATCAGTATTTTTACTCCTAACCGGATCGGAGAATATGCTGGCCGCGTTTTTCACCTGGAGAAAGCAAATAAAATTCAGGCAACACTTATTACTGTTGTCGAGAATGTAAGTCAGTTGATCGCAACATTGCTGATCGGTTCAATTGCTTCCATTTATTATTTTTCTGTATTTTCTGAACTGTCTTTCTCATTGAGTTTTCTTTTCATCACGATCCTGCTCACGGTTTCCTTTATTTCATTACTGGGATTTTTCAATATCCGATTTCTTGAGAATGTACTTTTAAGATTTCGCTTTTTGAAAAAGTGGCAATCTACATTTCATGTATTGTCTGAATACAGCATGAGCGAACTCCTGAAAGTTTTTAGTCTTGCTGTTCTGCGTTATTTTATTTTTGTCATGCAATTCTATATCCTCATCCGGATCTATGGCGGCGACACTGCATTCGTGCCTTCTGTAATAATGATTGCAATGACCTATCTTGTTATTACGATCGTGCCCAGTATTGCGTTGGTAGAATTTGGTATAAGAGGTGCAGCAGCATCTTATTTTTTTTCCGCGATCACTCTGGATATTTTGCCGGTACTGAATGCTGTGTTTTCACTCTGGCTGATAAATCTTGCTATCCCTGCGCTTGCCGGTGCAATTTTTATGCTGAACTTTAGGATCGGAAAAACGCGATCGGAATGA
- a CDS encoding glycosyltransferase: MIVSLVLLVITIIYSAFIFWCMKGWKKNAGHGKRSNISLRTIDVIIAIRNEERTILRLLEQLSVQSYVKSNFKIVVVDDHSTDNSVAIVNNFFKSHSDINGILLNAEGTGKKAAMAQAIRQSEAEFILTTDGDCIVGENWIRSMCEPFSDPEISFVAGPVLLTGGSGLISILQRMEMIGLTGIAGASILNHRAMMCNGANLCFRKSAYDKVQGYTGSAFASGDDTQLMRKFHSENPKQLTFVKSVSAIVKSHSEQKHWFILAATSSVGNENSVYAFVLYCFYCCCFVVCSCRFVSRIDSIFFLSEAKVDFYFSHPH, from the coding sequence ATGATTGTTTCTTTAGTCTTACTGGTAATTACAATAATTTATTCTGCCTTTATTTTCTGGTGTATGAAAGGCTGGAAAAAAAACGCCGGCCATGGTAAACGATCGAATATCAGTTTGCGAACGATTGATGTCATTATTGCAATCAGAAACGAAGAGCGTACTATTCTTCGTTTGCTCGAACAACTTTCTGTACAAAGTTATGTGAAAAGTAATTTTAAAATTGTTGTTGTAGATGATCATTCGACTGACAACAGTGTCGCAATTGTAAATAATTTTTTTAAGTCTCATTCTGATATCAACGGCATACTATTGAATGCAGAAGGCACAGGAAAAAAAGCTGCAATGGCTCAGGCGATCAGGCAATCGGAAGCAGAATTCATTCTCACCACTGATGGTGATTGTATAGTTGGAGAAAACTGGATTCGTTCTATGTGCGAGCCGTTTTCTGATCCTGAAATTTCATTTGTAGCCGGACCTGTTTTATTGACAGGCGGCAGTGGACTGATTTCAATTCTGCAGCGGATGGAAATGATCGGTCTGACAGGAATTGCAGGAGCTTCAATTTTAAACCATCGTGCAATGATGTGCAATGGAGCAAATCTATGTTTTAGAAAAAGTGCGTACGATAAAGTACAGGGCTATACAGGTTCTGCATTTGCATCCGGTGATGATACGCAGTTGATGCGGAAATTTCATTCGGAGAATCCGAAGCAATTGACTTTTGTAAAATCAGTTTCTGCAATAGTGAAAAGTCATTCAGAACAAAAGCATTGGTTCATTCTGGCAGCAACGTCGTCGGTGGGCAACGAAAATTCCGTTTACGCTTTCGTTCTTTACTGTTTTTATTGCTGTTGTTTCGTGGTTTGTTCATGCAGGTTTGTTAGCAGGATTGATAGCATCTTTTTTCTATCCGAAGCTAAAGTTGATTTTTATTTCAGCCATCCTCATTAA